Within the Glycine max cultivar Williams 82 chromosome 12, Glycine_max_v4.0, whole genome shotgun sequence genome, the region GTACGTAACAATGTCACTCTCAAAAAGCTAGATATCTTGAAACACCGTCATTTACCAAATACatgttgacaatttttttttttgcaaattattaAGAACAGAAACATAAACTTGAGTAATTAGATAGCAATTTGTTATgcatattataaaaatgaatgcaCTAAAATAATTCTGTAATTTACTGTTCAAAACTGTAAGATTTAATGCATTTTTATCTAACTAAAATTGTGTTTGAATAGGTAGAGTGTATGCCAGATTTTAACATTgaattattctttctttttaacaccACATATTCTGATTGTTCAGTGACTATTCCCTTGCATTGAATGTTCTTTAAATGTGGTTACTATAAGTGTTCTCACATCTTTCGCAAACTCAAAACCTTGACTTGAATGAGACCTCTTTGATTGAACACTTCTACCAAATCTTGTGACAGACTCTGCTGTGAACAATTGAATGAGACCTCTTTGATTGGACACTTCTACCAAATCTTGTGACAGACTCTGCTGTGAACAATTGATTGAGTAtcattctttgttttcttgttttcctCCAATTATTTAATCTGTTTCCTTGTCTgttctctctattttttctatattttgtaAGAGACACTCTACTCCTTTGTTTTGTGTGTCTATCTATTCCTATGTGTTGTTAGTCTCTACTTCTCTTTGTTCTCTGTTCTGTCCTTTCTGATTTAGGATTAGTGGTTCTCTAATAGAGTTTTGTGAAAGAGAGCGATTGAGAGTGAGgaagatattattattcaacCCATGTCTTCAATCAATACATGCTCAGTTTATATACAACTTAACAAACATAACAGAACTAACTGAGTAACTAACTgtagttatttaattaatatagttaactaaattaacattttttcttaattcatgTGAATTTGTTAAAATGGTGCTATATATAGGGATGTGTATGTTGTATATTGCACGTACATGCGATGATTGAATAatgaacaaaactcaatttGCCATTATTGTCCCTGTATTTTGAGGTATTATATTATGaatctttgtattttttatttgtcttttgtcatgttATTTTGCCATGTATACTTATATTCATATTTAGGGGTGACAAAAAAAGTTGAATTGACAAAGTTAAGTCATCTCATAATCAATCCGCAAACATTTATAGTAATAGTGTCCCATCATATCATGCAAGactccatttttttaatacGGAAAGGAAGTATAAACTTGAATTGAGATTATTCTGCCAACATTAGAGAATGTTGATTCAGAAGGAATTAATACATGAGTAcgagaaaattatttttcaaaaaagacATGTTagtgtataaaattttaaattatcaacaAATTAGGAATCATAATAGATTTAACTTTTAAGGTgattattattaaattcaattaatGTCTTTTTTGATAATTGAAGAAATCACCTTGTTGATAGACATGCAAGGATTTATGATGATAGACcataaaataatccaaaagGAATATACTAAGATATAAAAACTTCACATCCAAGTTCTTACCCTTTTGCATTTTGTACTCATCATTATTTATTGTGGTTTATGTGCTTCTCTCTCAATGGTAAAATGAAACTAATGAATGATCAATTTTTATGGTAACTTTTagagataaaaacaaaaggataaaaatgataagttgGTCCATAAGCCCAGCACCCAGCACATGAAGTTCACTTTTGACTTATAGATTTATCATGTTATTCTTTGTGTCATGTCATAAAAATAGTGataacttcaaagttcaaaagaCTAAAGTGATAATTTACCTTTAATTAAGCTCCAATTCttatgaaatgaaaatgaataaatatctattttgTTCCTTAAAATTGTTAGAGGCTAACaggatgaaaattttgaatttagtcCATCTGCAGTTTAGTTTGTTCCCGGTGGGGCAATTCACACGCTACCCATGAATCCCATTTTGATTTGCTTGTTGGAGGCGGAGAATTGAGAAGAAAATGAGAGCAGTGTCCCTTTGGCTTCGGCGCAAACACCAATTGTCGTTGGCATTGGCATTTCGCAGATTCTCGACATCTAATTCGAAGGTGAAAATCTTTGATCGCGAGTTGAAGCGCACACAACGTGACCGAGCCGCATGGTTGACTCCCTCACACGACCCTCTTCTTCACACCGTCGCTCAAAATCTCTTGGACCGCTTGCAGGTTCCTTTAGTTACTTAGCTTCCCTTCCCTTCTAAATTCCAACTTCAATTCTCTGTTGTTGTTTAGGACTGTAAGAAGACTTTTCCAACTGCGCTATGCTTAGGAGGCTCATTACAACCTATCACGCGCTCTCTTTCTGTTCCTCCTGGTATCTATCTCACTCTCCACGTGCTATTAGCattatattatgattaattgattgatcCCAGCCCCAGGTGGCGTGGAAAAGCTTATTGTCATGGATGCCTCCTATGATATGCTTCAAGCCTGTAAAAATGCTCACCACAATGCCACCGTTGAGACCCACTTTCTTGTTGCTGACGAAGAGTTTCTTCCTATCAAAGAAAGgcaattataattgattttatttcatgTCACGCTTTTCCTGTTTTGGATTGTTCTTACTTAGATATTGGTTTGTTTGCAGCTCTGTGGATTTGGTTGTTAGTTGCTTGGGACTACACTGGACTAATGATCTGCCTGGAGCAATGATACAGGTTActgccttctttcttttctaatgTTGTCCCTTAAATTCAACCATACTtattaggcttaaatatgttttaggtccctaatataaaaaaattgttgcattGTATCCCTAATACATCAAAACTTTTGTGTTGAATCTCTGTCATTAGTTAAGTAATGATTTGACACCTTATGAACATATCTTCCTAATATAATCAGGGGCTGAGATGGTATCACGTCATCACTTAATTGACGGTAAGGACTTAAAGCAAAAGTTTTGATATATCAGAGATCCAATGCAATGGtaaaatttattagggaccCAAACACAgacctaaaacatatttaagcataCTTATTATTatctgattttttatttttatgttttgcaGTCTAGATTGGCATTGAAGCCTGATGGCTTATTTTTAGCAGCTATTCTTGGTGGAGAAACATTAAAGtgacaatgtttatttttatttcttgaaatttctTTGGAACAGAAATGGATGGGGGCATtctaattaatgatatttgtgctGCTACCAGGGAGCTCAGAATAGCTTGTACGTTGGCACAAATGGAGCGTGAAGGAGGGATCAGTCCCCGAGTATCACCTTTGGCACAGGCATGTTATTGCAAAAGTATTATCTCCtgatttgtttatttatcaGTTAAGATCaactatattttgaattaatactTTACTGTCTCTTTTGAATAGGATGATGTGGTTGTGTTACTTGTCATTGTCTGTTGGCAATGCCGTCATGAATTCCATGATTTTGTGTGAAAGTAACTTTATTTTGAAGCAAATAGGTTTGTGTAATATATGTCCATCATGGAAATATTCGTCTTGCCTGCTTCTTAAAGACCAGTTAGTTAATCTGGCTTGTTGTAGCTTTAATGGTTGTATTGAAGACTtgtattttttgtcaaaatagtATAAGAAAGCTGACATTCTGTCCTCCATTTTCAGGTTCGAGATGCTGGGAATCTTTTGACTAGGGCAGGTTTCACCCTTCCaggtgttgatgttgatgattatGTAGTTAAATATGAAAGTGGTGAGaaatttcatttgatttaataattgaattattCCACGTGCGTGACATGaattaaatgaattatgagTGCGTCCTAAATTTTTTGCTACATATATTCTTCCTTAGTTTGGAATTTCAGTTCTGGTAGATGACCAACGACTGAGATATGAGCATGGTAACTTTTATTGCTGACTGGTAGGTGCATAGTAAGTAAAGGCCATAAGACTAAAGATCACCACATAGACAATATGTGCTAAAAAGAATATCCACTGTGGGAATAACAAAATTTCCACTTCACAAGGAGGACTTATAGAAAATGTTTAAAAGCTAAGAGAGTGAGGGAATGCTGGCAGAAAACCAAGAAAGGAATAGTGGttgtcattttctatttctgtatggttttataattaaattttatattttacacatATATGAATTGTTTCAAGTTGTTACTTATTCATTGAATAATGTGTGAATTTATTACCTCATTCAACTCGTGATACATTTTTGTAATGGTGATTCTTGTCTCTGTTTTGTGCAGCTCTGGAGCTTATAGAACATCTCCGTGCAATGGGTGAAACAAATGCTCTTTATCAAATGAACAatgtaaagtatttttttttctttttataccaATGGATATTAAATACAATTTCCTTGTATCAAATGTTGTGCCTTGGATGTTGTATTACATTTCTGAAAAGAGGTTATGCATGTATGAACAGATCCTAAAGAGGGACACAGCGTTAGCAACTGCAGCTATTTATGATTCAATGTTTTCTGCAGAAGACGGCACTGTACCTGCAACATTCCAGGTAATCAAAATAGAGGGTTTATTCATAGCAAAACCAGTAGTGTAGTTTATATCAAAGCCGTCTCTTTCTAACTGTGTTTTGCAAACCAGACATGTCCCTAAATCAGTAAGGAGAGAGGTTTAAGCATTTGAGGTCAAACTGTGTTTCTTTGGATGCGCATTTATATTCATATAAGTTATGCCACTGCTTTTTCATATATTAAGGGTTGCTGCAGATGATTGGCAGGATTGAGGGTGCCAACATAGTTGGGACTTAGGATCCTTCTTCAAATTATGATGCATTTACACTCTtttacttaaaaagaaaaaagttatgcCAATGTGTAAAATGTATATCACGTATATAAGTAAAATCATATAGAAAAAATTCAGTTTTATCTCCTGCATAATCAATTTGTTTCATACACATACAATATATGTCAACAAATTACATAGTACACAACACTAAAATAAACTATATCTAGCATGATCTAACTGCTACAAGACCAAGTAATGCACTGCCACAATATGCATAAGAGGTTTGTGaaggaattaattatttttacttattgtaGCCTTGTAGGTTTAATGGGACGAAAGATATTGGAAAAAACCTAAGTCCCATATTAGTTAGAGATAAAGtcaagatagagtatataagtgagaGACAACCCTCACCCTATGAGTTAGCTTTTGACGTTGAGTTAGGTTgaaactcacattctaagatggtatcagagcataTTTAAGATTCATTCAATAGGTTACCCACCGTATTATTCACGCACCAAGTCCATAAGTGCTGGGCGTGAGAGGATGTATTGGAAAAAATCCAAGTCCCACATTGGCTAGAGATAAAGTAGTGAAGGGCAACCCTTACCCTATGAGCTAGCTTTGGGGATTGACTTAGGTCCAAACTCGCATTCTAAGATATGTATATGCTTGTCCATgagagttatttatttttacttataatagCGTAGGTTTATGAGGCGATTGCTACTTGTTTTGATCCAAATGAATTAAGAAATCTAGTCAATTCATGCGATTTTAGGTTACCATGACATGGTTTAGCTCAAAAGGCAGAATCCATGacctttgattaaaaaaaaaattgccgaACCAAGTAAATTGTGATCAGTATGCATGGGAGGTGACTTGCATTTGATTTTTGTGCGTTTTTCTCTTAGGTTAGGGGTATTGGgtttgcaaatatatttttttattattattcagaaGAAAATGTCCTGACCATCTCTCTTaaactttttataaattaactcCTGTCAAAATCAATGAACATCTATAGGGGAGTGGTAGTAGTGGATTGAACTGATAGTCCGGTATATATGTGGAAGTGAAAGTGTAAATCAGTAGGATCGTTATTGTTGCCTCTTTGTCTCAGTTAAGGGCATGAAAAAATATCCCCATGGGGAAAGTTAGCTACAGCATGTAAAAGTTGCATCCTCAGAAACGACAAATTCACAATACATATGCTCTCTTTATGCTTCAACAAAAATGGAATGttgtaacattattaaaaattgtaaaattgttTGGTAAACCAACTTAAAACCAGTGAAAAAAATGGGACTTGGAACAATTTTGGACCAGTTGAAGTTATAATTTACAACTAATTATGAAAGATGGGCGTTATATGGTCATTGATCTGCCTTTGTAGGTTATATACATGACGGGGTGGAGAGAACATCCTTCTCAgcagaaagcaaaaagaagggGATCAGCCACTATATCTTTCAACGATATTCAGAAGCAATTTGGAAGCCAAAATTGATTGTCCTTCCCCTTATTTTTCACTCTgcatattttagtttaattaatatactTGGCGCATTGTATGTGTGGGTACACTCTTAAATGGTTGACTTCATGTAAAATATGAGTTTGACattatgaaatattattttcttttgatttaatTACTATATAGTTTAGATACTAAGAAATAGAAATGTGTCCCAATGGATTTACAGACATTCTTCATCAGCATCCAGATCGATTTTCACATGGGACATGTATGCGGATGTAATTCAAATGGCAACACGATACAGCCATGAATGTCTGGCTCCTTTGTCTACTCTTAAGTCTTAAATATTATGTGATTCATAATTTATGGGTCAAATAAATAGtaacaattgaaaaataaactattaaataaaaaacagctCATTACAGAGTggagtaagaaattgaaaaattcAGGAACCAATTTTTTGGGGAGTAAATTTTTTGTAGTAACTACTAAAATGTTGAGAAACTTATATGATCTTT harbors:
- the LOC100798873 gene encoding putative methyltransferase At1g22800, mitochondrial isoform X1, with protein sequence MRAVSLWLRRKHQLSLALAFRRFSTSNSKVKIFDRELKRTQRDRAAWLTPSHDPLLHTVAQNLLDRLQDCKKTFPTALCLGGSLQPITRSLSVPPAPGGVEKLIVMDASYDMLQACKNAHHNATVETHFLVADEEFLPIKESSVDLVVSCLGLHWTNDLPGAMIQSRLALKPDGLFLAAILGGETLKELRIACTLAQMEREGGISPRVSPLAQVRDAGNLLTRAGFTLPGVDVDDYVVKYESALELIEHLRAMGETNALYQMNNILKRDTALATAAIYDSMFSAEDGTVPATFQVIYMTGWREHPSQQKAKRRGSATISFNDIQKQFGSQN
- the LOC100798873 gene encoding putative methyltransferase At1g22800, mitochondrial isoform X2, whose protein sequence is MRAVSLWLRRKHQLSLALAFRRFSTSNSKVKIFDRELKRTQRDRAAWLTPSHDPLLHTVAQNLLDRLQDCKKTFPTALCLGGSLQPITRSLSVPPGGVEKLIVMDASYDMLQACKNAHHNATVETHFLVADEEFLPIKESSVDLVVSCLGLHWTNDLPGAMIQSRLALKPDGLFLAAILGGETLKELRIACTLAQMEREGGISPRVSPLAQVRDAGNLLTRAGFTLPGVDVDDYVVKYESALELIEHLRAMGETNALYQMNNILKRDTALATAAIYDSMFSAEDGTVPATFQVIYMTGWREHPSQQKAKRRGSATISFNDIQKQFGSQN